The genomic segment TATACAGTGCGATCCAGGTACAGACTGAAATAACAGGAAAAGCAGCCTCACGTGTACAAGGCTGCTTAGAAATTTTTAAATGATCGGCCGTTTTCAAACGGTCCTTCTGCCCGCAACTTGTTCTGCTGCCGGCAGCGTATCCTGCAGATAATGTTTAATCTCATCCAGAGCTTCCTTGCGGTTTTCGCTGCGCAGCCCATCTGCTCTTTTCTCTATCTGAGATACAATAGCGCTGCCGACGATGAACCCATCGGCATAATTTCTGAGTTCATCGACCTGAGCCCTGGAGGAAATGCCGAATCCTACGGCAATGGGAAGGCTGGAAGCTGCCCGGACACGTTCCAGAAAGGGAAAGATATCGGGGTGAAAGTGGCTGCGTACCCCGGTCACACCAAGGGATGAAACACAATAAATAAATCCCTGTGCAGCCTGGCAGATGGCAGTCAGACGCTGATCCGATGTCGTTGGGGCGACGAGTGAAATCAGGCTTATTTGGTGTACCCGGCACTGTTCCGACAGTTCATGGCTTTCTTCAAACGGAAGATCTGGTACAAGCAATCCATCAACCCCGTTCTCTTTTGCTTCATGAAAGAACGTTTCAGTACCCAGCTGAAGCAGAGGATTGACGTAAGTAAAGATAATGACCGGAATCTTCACTCCGCTTTCACGCATCCGT from the Sporolactobacillus sp. Y61 genome contains:
- the trpA gene encoding tryptophan synthase subunit alpha; its protein translation is MNEYVNKERGMMFIPFITTGDPNAEATVDLASVLQDFGASALELGIPYSDPLADGPVIQWASRRALENHMTLLKALRLVKRMRESGVKIPVIIFTYVNPLLQLGTETFFHEAKENGVDGLLVPDLPFEESHELSEQCRVHQISLISLVAPTTSDQRLTAICQAAQGFIYCVSSLGVTGVRSHFHPDIFPFLERVRAASSLPIAVGFGISSRAQVDELRNYADGFIVGSAIVSQIEKRADGLRSENRKEALDEIKHYLQDTLPAAEQVAGRRTV